Proteins encoded together in one Aminipila butyrica window:
- a CDS encoding CCA tRNA nucleotidyltransferase yields MIINIPIDVEKIISRLEAEGFEAYIVGGCVRDQLLGIVPEDWDICTSAKPEQVVSCFSDCRLLNTGIQHGTVTILLGGQAYEVTTYRQDGTYMDGRRPEEVAFVTSLEEDLARRDFTVNTLAYNARRGLVDPYGGCKDLQAKLIRCVGEPGERLREDGLRIIRALRFASVLGFSIEAETARSLHNSGSLLSIVAVERIQTEFCKLLCGQGVKGVLEEYRDIIEVFLPELKPMAECQQHNPHHWYDVWKHTLEALGHTEESLVVRLAVLLHDVAKPRSYTFGKDGVGHFYGHGEQGATMAEAILKRLKMDGQTVREVCQLIKYHDAEVGESGPLIKKWLHKLGPVQFERLLQVKYADIMGQSDYLRERKLNMLGAIRRKLLQVLEEGQCFCLKDLAVNGHDLMALGIPAGKKVGELLEKLLEQVLEEQLENTRETLLQAVKRL; encoded by the coding sequence GTGATTATCAACATACCGATAGATGTGGAAAAAATAATAAGCAGGCTGGAGGCTGAAGGATTTGAAGCCTATATCGTAGGGGGCTGTGTCCGGGATCAGCTGCTGGGAATTGTTCCAGAGGACTGGGACATCTGCACCTCTGCCAAGCCGGAGCAAGTGGTGTCTTGCTTTTCGGATTGCAGGCTGTTGAATACAGGAATCCAACATGGCACCGTGACCATCCTTTTAGGGGGACAGGCCTATGAGGTGACCACTTACAGGCAAGATGGCACTTATATGGATGGCAGGAGGCCGGAGGAGGTGGCGTTTGTCACCTCCCTGGAAGAGGACTTAGCCCGACGGGATTTTACCGTAAATACCTTGGCTTATAACGCGCGGAGGGGACTTGTAGACCCCTATGGTGGATGCAAGGACTTACAAGCTAAGCTAATACGCTGTGTAGGGGAGCCTGGGGAACGGCTGCGGGAGGATGGGCTGCGGATTATCCGAGCCTTGCGCTTTGCTTCTGTGCTGGGATTTTCCATAGAGGCGGAGACGGCCAGAAGTCTTCATAACAGCGGTTCGTTATTGTCCATCGTAGCGGTAGAGCGAATTCAGACAGAGTTCTGCAAGCTGCTCTGCGGGCAAGGGGTTAAAGGGGTGCTGGAAGAGTACCGGGATATAATTGAAGTATTTTTACCGGAACTAAAGCCGATGGCGGAGTGTCAACAGCACAATCCCCACCACTGGTATGATGTGTGGAAGCATACCTTAGAGGCGTTAGGACACACAGAGGAAAGCTTAGTTGTCCGGCTGGCTGTACTTTTACACGATGTAGCCAAGCCGAGAAGCTATACCTTCGGAAAAGACGGGGTGGGGCATTTTTATGGTCACGGGGAGCAGGGAGCCACCATGGCAGAGGCTATATTGAAACGACTTAAAATGGATGGACAAACGGTTCGGGAGGTCTGTCAGCTGATCAAATATCACGATGCAGAGGTGGGAGAAAGCGGTCCCTTGATAAAAAAATGGCTTCACAAGTTGGGACCAGTGCAGTTTGAACGGCTGCTGCAGGTGAAATATGCCGACATTATGGGTCAGTCAGATTATCTTCGGGAACGAAAGCTGAACATGCTGGGCGCTATCCGCAGGAAGCTGCTGCAGGTGTTGGAGGAGGGGCAGTGTTTTTGCTTAAAAGACTTGGCGGTAAATGGACACGATCTGATGGCTCTGGGGATTCCAGCCGGGAAAAAGGTGGGAGAGCTGCTGGAGAAACTATTAGAGCAGGTTTTGGAAGAACAGCTGGAGAATACCAGAGAAACTTTACTCCAGGCAGTGAAAAGGTTGTGA
- a CDS encoding cadherin-like beta sandwich domain-containing protein — MKRFFSILLVLSLILASSGISMAASSADKSLSKLSVSKSKSTSSSKVYELFPEFDAKIADYYVFLPKGADSAYLYMKPDSSKYTVYCDGKEVDDDDDYYFQQEDIDDEDQVKIVVRDKDDKKLDTYTVTFFCGDEDDNDEDYLDSLSIREKTGKDSYSKVSLKEDFSKKTKEYTVSIGENDYDGARIYAEAEDSKAHVLINGQLLEDDYLDVELSKGKNEFTVAVIAENCEDSQKYTLTVTYKGGSSSSDDKAAEAIITALSAKDNNGNTISLSPAFNSGKKNYTGSVGSNVQSVSFYLTADSGTKMYLNNTELSNAVWSQNYNLNEGPNNFAITVYLTGDTYDIKTYSVIVYKHAAKLETMVSIQNMNVNGISKQLNAYNISGSNFVKLRDIASILQGTNKQFSVGYNEATNAISLLSGGYYTANGQENKALTAAKEMMISIQTITLDNQVMGMTSYNIDGSNYVMLRDLALLLNFGLSYNSATDTIQITTSSNYSLN; from the coding sequence ATGAAAAGGTTTTTTTCTATTTTACTTGTTTTATCTTTGATTTTGGCCAGCAGCGGCATCTCCATGGCGGCCAGTTCAGCGGACAAATCGTTGAGCAAGCTGTCGGTCAGCAAAAGCAAGAGTACCAGCTCCAGTAAGGTTTATGAGCTGTTTCCGGAGTTTGATGCAAAGATTGCAGATTATTACGTATTTTTACCGAAGGGCGCAGATTCGGCCTACTTATACATGAAGCCCGACAGTAGCAAATACACGGTATATTGCGATGGAAAAGAAGTGGATGATGACGACGACTATTACTTCCAACAGGAAGACATCGACGACGAGGATCAGGTGAAAATCGTAGTCCGAGATAAAGACGATAAGAAGCTGGACACTTACACGGTAACCTTCTTCTGCGGGGATGAGGATGACAACGATGAAGATTACTTAGATTCCCTGTCTATTCGAGAAAAGACGGGTAAAGATTCCTACTCGAAGGTAAGCTTAAAGGAAGATTTCTCTAAGAAAACGAAAGAATACACCGTTTCCATTGGTGAAAACGATTACGACGGCGCGCGAATTTATGCAGAGGCTGAGGATTCCAAAGCCCATGTATTGATTAATGGCCAGTTGTTAGAGGACGACTACTTGGATGTTGAATTGTCCAAGGGCAAGAATGAATTTACCGTTGCAGTTATCGCTGAAAATTGTGAGGATTCCCAAAAGTACACCCTGACGGTGACCTACAAGGGAGGTAGCAGTAGTTCCGACGATAAGGCGGCAGAAGCCATTATTACAGCCTTAAGTGCAAAGGACAACAACGGCAACACCATTTCTCTGAGCCCAGCCTTTAATTCAGGAAAGAAAAATTATACTGGCAGCGTAGGCAGCAATGTTCAAAGTGTCAGCTTCTATTTGACAGCGGACTCCGGCACTAAAATGTACCTGAACAACACGGAACTGAGCAACGCGGTGTGGAGTCAAAATTACAACCTCAATGAAGGACCGAATAATTTTGCTATTACGGTTTACTTAACGGGGGATACGTATGATATCAAGACTTACAGTGTGATTGTTTATAAGCATGCAGCTAAGCTGGAGACCATGGTCAGCATTCAGAATATGAATGTAAATGGGATATCTAAGCAGTTGAATGCGTACAATATCAGCGGCAGCAATTTTGTCAAGCTGCGGGATATCGCCAGCATATTGCAGGGAACCAACAAGCAATTTTCCGTAGGTTATAATGAGGCAACCAACGCTATTTCTCTGTTATCCGGTGGATACTATACGGCTAACGGCCAGGAAAACAAGGCTTTGACGGCAGCCAAGGAGATGATGATTTCCATTCAGACCATTACGCTGGACAATCAGGTCATGGGGATGACTTCCTACAACATCGACGGAAGCAATTATGTTATGCTGCGAGATTTGGCCTTGCTGTTAAATTTTGGACTGTCTTATAACTCGGCTACAGATACGATTCAAATTACGACCAGCAGCAACTACAGCCTCAACTAA
- a CDS encoding cadherin-like beta sandwich domain-containing protein yields MKKMFSGFLSLCLVVSSGSMAFGGTTADESLSKLLVSKSSSTSSSKLYDMFPAFDPEIADYTVFLPDGADSAYLYMKPDDSDYTVYCDGEAIDEDDDYFALIEDIDDGDEIDIKVEDEDGDGDTLDTYTVTFYCGDEDDSDDVYLDSLVIKNKTDSGTYTEVELNKDFDEGTTSYTADISSNTYKTARIYAEASDTDAHVLINGEPVNSSGYVELSLQSGSNKIEVTVVAENCEDTKTYIITAAYEENVEAVLTGLAARDGGSNTVSLSPTFYSSKENYTTNVSNSVDSISFYLSTDELCNLYINDVVQSRNDWTQNYILSEGTNTFKVGVKSTTGTNEVNTYTISVYRQPASLEASVSGQKMTIDGVSRELNAYNINGNNFVKLRDLASLLLGTSKQFSVSYDETSNRIALLSGGYYTSVGQENMALGQAKEIAASQQSVYLDNGQVSLMTYNIDGNNYVMLRDVAMLLNFGLSYDSVSDTIQTQTTQSYSAS; encoded by the coding sequence ATGAAAAAGATGTTTTCGGGATTTCTTTCACTGTGTTTAGTGGTTTCTTCGGGCTCTATGGCCTTTGGGGGAACTACGGCAGACGAGTCTCTGAGCAAGCTGCTGGTCAGCAAAAGCTCTAGCACCAGTTCCAGCAAATTGTATGATATGTTCCCGGCCTTCGATCCGGAGATTGCGGATTATACCGTTTTTCTGCCGGATGGAGCCGACTCAGCCTACTTATATATGAAGCCTGACGATAGCGACTACACCGTATACTGCGACGGAGAGGCGATTGATGAAGACGATGATTACTTCGCGTTGATAGAGGATATTGATGATGGGGATGAAATTGATATCAAAGTAGAAGACGAAGACGGAGACGGAGACACGTTGGATACATACACGGTCACGTTCTACTGTGGAGACGAGGATGACAGCGATGATGTGTACCTAGATAGCCTAGTGATTAAAAATAAAACAGACAGCGGAACCTACACCGAAGTGGAACTAAACAAAGACTTCGATGAGGGCACGACCTCCTATACTGCCGATATCAGTTCGAACACGTATAAGACCGCTCGGATATATGCAGAGGCGTCTGATACCGATGCCCATGTGTTGATAAACGGTGAACCGGTCAACAGCAGCGGCTATGTGGAGCTGAGTCTGCAATCTGGGAGCAATAAGATTGAGGTGACTGTGGTGGCAGAAAATTGTGAGGATACGAAGACCTACATAATCACCGCTGCCTATGAAGAAAATGTGGAAGCCGTGCTGACCGGGCTTGCCGCCAGAGACGGCGGGAGCAATACGGTATCTCTCAGCCCGACCTTCTATTCGAGCAAGGAAAATTATACCACCAATGTCAGCAACAGCGTGGACAGCATCAGCTTTTATCTAAGCACGGATGAGCTGTGTAACCTGTATATCAACGACGTGGTTCAGAGCAGAAACGACTGGACCCAGAATTACATATTAAGCGAGGGAACGAACACCTTTAAAGTTGGTGTCAAGTCTACTACAGGTACTAACGAGGTCAACACGTATACGATTAGTGTGTATAGGCAACCAGCAAGCCTGGAGGCTAGCGTCAGCGGTCAAAAGATGACCATTGATGGCGTATCCAGAGAGCTAAACGCCTACAATATCAATGGCAACAACTTTGTTAAACTGCGGGATCTGGCTAGTTTGTTGCTTGGAACCTCCAAGCAGTTTTCCGTCAGCTACGATGAGACCAGCAATCGGATTGCTCTTTTGAGTGGGGGGTATTATACCTCGGTAGGACAAGAGAACATGGCTCTGGGACAGGCTAAGGAGATTGCAGCTTCCCAGCAGTCGGTATACTTGGATAACGGCCAGGTCAGCCTGATGACTTATAATATCGATGGAAACAATTATGTGATGTTGCGAGACGTAGCCATGCTGTTGAACTTTGGTTTGAGTTATGATTCGGTCTCCGATACCATTCAAACCCAGACCACCCAAAGCTATTCAGCCAGTTGA
- a CDS encoding metal-sensing transcriptional repressor, with protein MKDKNQLQNQIFQADQEEHGHSHTHEEGHSHAHAHPHQNTKAVLNRLSRASGHLEAVRRMVEEGKDCSEVLIQLSAVIAALNNTGKVILSDHITSCIVDAVESGDQTAIENLNKAIDRFIK; from the coding sequence ATGAAAGATAAAAACCAATTACAAAATCAGATCTTCCAGGCTGATCAGGAAGAGCATGGACACAGCCACACCCATGAAGAGGGGCACAGCCACGCTCATGCGCACCCTCATCAGAACACCAAAGCCGTACTTAATCGTCTGTCTCGAGCCAGCGGACACCTGGAAGCTGTCCGACGCATGGTAGAGGAAGGAAAAGATTGCAGTGAGGTGCTGATTCAACTGTCTGCTGTGATTGCGGCCTTGAACAACACGGGGAAGGTCATCCTCTCCGACCACATCACCAGCTGTATTGTAGACGCCGTGGAATCCGGTGATCAGACGGCTATTGAAAACCTCAACAAGGCTATTGATCGGTTTATTAAATAA
- a CDS encoding ABC transporter substrate-binding protein has translation MNKRKLIGLLMVLVLTLTALSGCGAGNKETAREQRIAGDELIVAIGEEPESGFDSTTGGHGSVTKVFFSTLFQRDKELGWTNDLATGYKVSDDKQTWIVTIRKDANFTDGTPVTAEDVIYTYGTAKDSGSDIDLTIIKSMKALDNKTVEFQLTRPYSPFIERLAYLGIVPKHAHDENFKDHPIGSGPYKFVQWDKGQQVIAVANEDYYGTAPKIKKLTMVFLDTDTAFEAVKSGTIDVAQINGNLAGQKVEGTQVIDIPSIECYGVNFPMVANEGKPAEDGAVMGNNVTSDLAIRKALNTAVDREQIVSGVLNGYGSVSTTGLEKMPWLNKDTVLEPSEYGDIESAKKILADGGWADADQDGVLEKNGQKAAFKLLYTEGVYRQEMALEFIKVASQIGIEIELKKVTWDTILADIHQEAVFYGFGSGDPSELYNLYYGGNAGGPVAWDNSGCYENPAADAAIDKALAATDEAEALPYWQEMQKYTSARGDAPYCWLANANHVYLAPEGFSFGTPVVQPHGGRIFDNVAEWSWEK, from the coding sequence ATGAATAAGAGAAAACTGATAGGACTGTTGATGGTTTTAGTCTTGACCCTGACTGCGCTGTCAGGCTGCGGAGCCGGAAACAAAGAGACGGCTCGGGAGCAGCGAATCGCTGGGGATGAACTTATTGTAGCCATTGGGGAAGAACCAGAGAGCGGGTTTGATTCAACGACAGGGGGACATGGTTCTGTTACAAAGGTATTTTTTTCTACCCTTTTTCAACGGGATAAGGAGCTGGGTTGGACAAACGACTTAGCTACCGGTTATAAGGTGTCCGATGATAAGCAGACCTGGATTGTAACCATCCGAAAGGACGCTAATTTTACAGATGGCACACCGGTAACGGCGGAAGATGTTATTTATACGTATGGGACGGCTAAGGATTCTGGATCGGATATTGACTTGACGATTATTAAGAGCATGAAAGCTCTGGATAACAAGACCGTGGAGTTTCAGCTGACCAGACCTTACTCTCCGTTTATAGAACGGCTGGCTTATCTGGGCATCGTACCAAAACATGCTCACGATGAGAACTTTAAAGATCATCCAATTGGTTCTGGCCCTTATAAATTCGTTCAGTGGGACAAGGGCCAGCAGGTTATTGCTGTAGCTAACGAGGATTATTACGGCACTGCACCTAAGATAAAGAAATTGACCATGGTGTTCCTCGACACGGATACTGCTTTTGAAGCGGTGAAGAGTGGAACCATCGATGTGGCTCAGATAAACGGGAACCTGGCAGGACAAAAAGTGGAGGGGACTCAAGTTATCGATATTCCTAGCATCGAGTGCTATGGTGTGAACTTCCCGATGGTAGCTAATGAAGGCAAGCCGGCGGAGGACGGAGCAGTCATGGGCAATAATGTAACCAGTGATTTGGCCATCCGAAAGGCATTAAATACGGCAGTAGACCGGGAACAGATTGTTTCGGGGGTACTCAACGGCTATGGCAGTGTATCTACCACTGGCTTGGAAAAGATGCCTTGGCTGAACAAAGACACCGTACTTGAGCCTTCCGAATACGGTGACATTGAAAGCGCAAAGAAAATTTTAGCTGATGGTGGTTGGGCAGATGCCGATCAAGATGGCGTTCTGGAAAAGAACGGACAGAAAGCGGCCTTTAAGCTGTTGTATACCGAGGGTGTTTACCGTCAGGAAATGGCTTTAGAATTCATTAAAGTGGCCAGCCAAATTGGCATTGAGATTGAGTTAAAAAAGGTTACCTGGGATACGATTTTAGCAGACATTCATCAAGAAGCCGTCTTCTATGGTTTTGGTTCAGGGGATCCGTCGGAGCTGTACAACCTGTATTACGGCGGCAATGCCGGTGGGCCTGTGGCTTGGGATAACTCAGGCTGCTATGAAAACCCGGCAGCAGACGCGGCGATCGACAAGGCGCTGGCAGCTACGGATGAAGCGGAGGCACTGCCTTACTGGCAGGAAATGCAGAAATATACTTCTGCCAGAGGGGACGCTCCTTACTGCTGGCTGGCTAACGCCAATCACGTGTACCTGGCACCAGAGGGATTCAGCTTTGGAACGCCGGTCGTTCAGCCTCACGGAGGACGAATTTTCGACAATGTGGCGGAGTGGTCCTGGGAGAAGTAA
- a CDS encoding ABC transporter permease, with translation MKVNAGNFILKKLIKLMTLLVAICILTFVLMELSPIDPVTAYVGASTKVGAEQRVLIAEHWGLNKPPVERFMSWFLSLMQGDWGTSMIYRRTVLEVIGQKFMSSLALMAMAWVLSGIIGFALGILAGIKEGKLVDKLICAYCHLLISTPTFWLGILFMMIFSVKLGWFPVAMSVPIGMLAEDVSLLDKVSHLILPALTLSLLGVANICLHTREKTADVMRSDFILFARARGESSRSIVYHHVIRNVSLPAITLQFLSFSELFGGAVFVEQVFSYPGLGRAVVQSGLRGDLPLLMGIVIISLVFVYVGNLMADLMYQVVDPRMREGHRA, from the coding sequence ATGAAAGTCAATGCAGGAAATTTTATATTAAAAAAACTGATTAAATTAATGACGCTTCTGGTTGCCATCTGTATTCTGACCTTTGTGTTGATGGAACTATCGCCAATCGACCCGGTGACGGCTTATGTGGGAGCCAGCACGAAGGTAGGAGCAGAGCAGCGGGTCTTAATTGCAGAGCACTGGGGCTTGAACAAGCCGCCGGTAGAACGATTTATGAGCTGGTTCCTTTCCTTGATGCAGGGGGATTGGGGCACTTCGATGATTTATCGGAGAACGGTGCTGGAGGTTATCGGACAAAAGTTTATGTCCTCCTTGGCCTTGATGGCCATGGCTTGGGTTTTATCCGGAATAATCGGTTTTGCCCTTGGCATACTGGCGGGCATAAAGGAAGGAAAGCTGGTGGATAAGCTGATTTGTGCCTACTGTCACTTGCTCATATCCACCCCTACTTTCTGGTTGGGGATTCTTTTCATGATGATCTTTTCTGTGAAGCTGGGGTGGTTTCCCGTGGCCATGAGCGTGCCGATCGGCATGCTGGCGGAGGATGTGAGTCTGCTGGACAAGGTCTCTCATTTGATTTTACCGGCGTTGACCTTGAGTTTGCTGGGCGTGGCGAACATTTGTCTGCACACCCGAGAAAAGACAGCCGATGTCATGAGAAGCGATTTTATTCTCTTTGCAAGAGCCAGAGGTGAAAGCAGCAGGAGTATCGTCTATCATCACGTCATTCGCAATGTATCGCTGCCGGCTATCACCCTGCAATTTCTTTCTTTTAGCGAACTGTTCGGCGGGGCGGTCTTTGTAGAGCAGGTATTTTCTTATCCGGGGTTAGGCCGAGCTGTAGTTCAGTCCGGATTGCGGGGAGACTTGCCTCTGCTCATGGGCATTGTCATCATTAGCTTAGTCTTTGTCTATGTGGGAAATCTGATGGCAGACCTGATGTATCAAGTAGTAGATCCGAGAATGAGAGAGGGGCACAGGGCGTAA
- a CDS encoding ABC transporter permease — MANKAYNIEEKRRNIERLDLDRPAGTLDIGGLSLGIREQTLASVGMLVLVFLGVLLAGSLIGVDSLYVDLSQIFRPPGADHLFGTDWVGRDMLLRTLKGLSLSMKIGLLCSVTSSLLAMLLGVGAPLLGGKVDALISWLIDLTLSVPHTLVVILISIACGGGVRGLVIGITATHWTSLTRVIRAEVMQLKEVEYVKISRNLGKSRLFIARYHVLPHIIPQLVVGTVLIFPHAILHEASITFLGFGLPAHQPAIGVILSESMKYLTSGKWWLAFFPGLSLVLVSIMVNNLGRNIEKLLDPKSANR, encoded by the coding sequence ATGGCAAACAAAGCATATAATATAGAAGAAAAACGCCGAAACATAGAGCGATTGGATTTGGACAGGCCTGCGGGGACCTTAGACATCGGGGGGCTATCCTTGGGTATTCGGGAACAAACGCTGGCTTCCGTGGGGATGCTGGTTCTAGTTTTTCTGGGGGTGCTGTTGGCGGGAAGTCTCATTGGTGTGGATTCCTTATATGTGGACTTAAGTCAGATATTTCGCCCGCCGGGAGCGGACCATCTCTTTGGTACCGACTGGGTAGGCAGGGATATGCTGCTGCGGACTTTGAAGGGATTAAGTCTGAGCATGAAGATTGGGCTGTTATGCTCGGTAACCAGCAGTTTGCTGGCCATGCTTTTAGGTGTGGGAGCTCCGCTGCTGGGGGGAAAGGTTGATGCTTTGATTTCTTGGCTCATCGACTTGACCTTGTCCGTGCCTCACACCTTGGTGGTCATCTTGATTTCCATCGCTTGCGGGGGAGGCGTACGGGGCTTGGTCATCGGCATTACGGCCACTCACTGGACGTCGTTGACCCGGGTAATTCGGGCGGAGGTTATGCAGCTTAAGGAAGTGGAATATGTGAAGATATCCAGGAATCTGGGTAAAAGCCGCCTCTTTATCGCCAGGTATCACGTACTGCCTCATATTATTCCGCAGTTGGTAGTGGGCACGGTGCTAATTTTTCCTCACGCCATCCTTCACGAAGCGTCCATCACTTTCTTGGGGTTTGGCTTGCCGGCCCATCAGCCGGCTATCGGGGTGATTCTTTCTGAATCCATGAAATATCTGACCAGCGGGAAGTGGTGGTTGGCCTTTTTCCCAGGTCTCAGCCTGGTATTGGTGTCTATCATGGTCAACAACTTGGGACGAAATATAGAAAAATTGCTGGATCCCAAATCAGCGAATCGATAA
- a CDS encoding ABC transporter ATP-binding protein: MEKSTILQVKDMKITFSQYTKGLRRKKLTVINGLDLELQKGEILAVVGSSGSGKSLLAHALLGILPDNAALEGEIYYRDQILGQWEKERIRGRELVLIPQSVTYLDPLQKVGEQIGLSVKHKGDRRKTAEQLLLRYGLEPETADCYPFQLSGGMARKVLLATALAAEPEVIIADEPTPGLDEEALGEVLKDFRRLADQGCSLLMITHDIEAALKIADRVAVFYGGTVLETAKTADFAQGGRGLRHPYTRALNQARPGEGFEAISGTQPYGDQLPTGCLFAPRCLKKTAVCEKEKPLLRELRGGKVRCNHAT, from the coding sequence ATGGAAAAGAGTACGATTTTACAAGTAAAGGACATGAAGATTACCTTTTCTCAGTATACAAAGGGCCTGCGGAGAAAGAAACTAACGGTCATCAATGGTCTGGATCTGGAGTTGCAGAAGGGGGAGATTCTGGCAGTGGTAGGCTCCAGCGGTTCAGGGAAAAGTCTGCTGGCTCACGCCCTGCTGGGTATTCTGCCGGACAACGCTGCTTTGGAGGGAGAGATTTATTACAGAGATCAAATCCTGGGACAATGGGAAAAGGAGCGTATTCGAGGACGGGAGTTGGTGTTGATACCTCAGTCGGTAACCTATTTGGATCCCCTTCAGAAAGTGGGGGAGCAGATTGGCCTGTCAGTAAAGCATAAAGGAGACCGCCGGAAGACCGCAGAACAGCTGTTGCTGCGATACGGCTTGGAACCAGAGACCGCAGATTGCTATCCCTTTCAGCTGTCGGGCGGAATGGCTCGAAAGGTGTTGCTGGCCACCGCTTTGGCGGCAGAGCCTGAGGTTATCATCGCCGACGAGCCCACGCCGGGTTTGGACGAAGAGGCGCTGGGCGAAGTATTGAAAGATTTTAGAAGGTTGGCAGACCAAGGCTGTAGTTTGCTGATGATTACCCACGATATCGAAGCGGCTTTAAAAATTGCAGACCGGGTGGCGGTGTTTTATGGTGGTACGGTGCTGGAGACAGCGAAGACGGCAGATTTTGCCCAGGGAGGCAGGGGCTTGCGGCATCCTTATACCAGGGCCTTGAATCAAGCTCGGCCGGGAGAAGGCTTTGAGGCCATTTCGGGAACACAGCCTTACGGGGACCAGTTGCCAACAGGCTGCCTGTTTGCTCCCCGCTGCCTGAAGAAGACAGCGGTTTGTGAAAAAGAGAAACCCTTGCTGAGAGAACTGCGAGGAGGAAAGGTCAGGTGCAATCATGCGACTTAG
- a CDS encoding ABC transporter ATP-binding protein: MRLSAEEISFGYQAGKTVLENISFHIDSGEVVGLAGASGLGKSTLSKILAGYETPQQGRVLLDGKPIPARGFQPVQLVFQHPEKAVDPRWKMKKVLAESGQFPESELLEAMGIQPEWLERWPAELSGGELQRFCVLRALSEKTKFLIADEMTAMLDAITQAQIWHTVLNYVREHQMGLVVISHEQELLDKLCNRVVQLA; encoded by the coding sequence ATGCGACTTAGCGCAGAAGAAATCAGCTTTGGCTACCAGGCAGGAAAGACTGTTTTGGAGAATATAAGCTTTCATATCGATAGCGGTGAGGTGGTTGGCCTGGCAGGAGCCAGTGGATTGGGCAAGAGCACGCTGAGTAAAATCTTGGCAGGGTACGAGACGCCTCAGCAGGGCCGGGTTCTTCTGGATGGTAAGCCGATTCCGGCTAGGGGATTTCAACCAGTGCAGCTGGTTTTTCAGCATCCGGAAAAGGCTGTGGATCCCCGCTGGAAGATGAAGAAGGTGCTGGCGGAGTCCGGTCAGTTTCCGGAGTCTGAATTGCTTGAAGCTATGGGCATCCAGCCTGAGTGGCTGGAGCGGTGGCCAGCGGAGCTATCCGGCGGGGAGCTTCAGCGGTTTTGCGTGCTGCGGGCCCTGTCAGAAAAGACGAAGTTTTTAATTGCTGACGAGATGACCGCCATGCTGGATGCTATTACCCAGGCTCAGATTTGGCATACCGTGTTGAATTATGTCCGGGAGCATCAGATGGGGCTGGTGGTTATCAGCCATGAACAGGAGTTGCTGGATAAGCTCTGCAACCGGGTCGTACAGTTAGCATAA